The Candidatus Zixiibacteriota bacterium genome contains the following window.
TTGTAGTCAAATCAGACTTATCTCCTACCACAATTCCGGACAGAATTCTGGCGGTGGTCCGCCTGCAAAGATGTAGTTGTGTCGGTTCAGCTAAAGTCGGACATGGACGGGCTTTTGGTTAAGACATAGGTTTTGCTATGTTGATCTTAACGAAAGGAGTGCCCGATGAGTGGGAAACAGAGTCAGAATCCAGAAGCTGTGGTGAAGGAGATTCGGCAGCAGACTCGGAGGAAGTTTACAGCTGAGGAGAAGATCCGGATCGTTCTGGTCTATAGAATCAATATAGAATAGTGTGGACTGATGTGTCAAGTATTATTCTCGCCAATCGATCATCCCTGTGGGTTCCGGGACCACACGTTTGTTATTGACTCTCATTTTGACTATGATTAAACTGTGAATTAATTATGTTAATCGGCGTGGGGACGCATAGGAGACCGTCATCTTGATGGCGAACGGATTCGAGATATTCAGTATAAGGAGATAGAACCATGATAGACCTGAATGGAATCAAGAAACTGCTTGCAGCTGAGGCCGACGAGCTTCTGAACTACACCTGTACAGGCATCTCTAAGGACCAACTGCACCTTCCCGGACCGAATTGGCTTGATGATATTCATCTCAATTCAGATCGCCCGATTCCGGTGATGAGGAGTCTGAATGCGCTTTTCGGTCACGGTAACCTCGCCGGAACCGGTTTCCTGTCGATTCTGCCGGTGGATCAGGGAATAGAGCATTCGGGTGGAGCATCGTTTGCGCCGAACCCGATCTATTTCGATCCGGAGAATATTGTCAAGCTGGCGATTGAAGGTGGCTGCAACGGTGTTGCTTCAACGCTCGGTGTTCTCGGTAGTATCGCACGCAAGTATGCTCACAAGATACCGTTCATTCTGAAGATCAATCATAATGAGCTGCTGACCTATCCGAACAAGTACGACCAGGTGCTGTTTGCGTCTGTCGATCAGGCGAAGGAGATGGGTTGCGTCGCTATTGGCGCGACGATCTACTACGGTTCCGAAGGTTGCAGCCGTCAGATTCAGGAGATCACACAGTCGTTCGAGTATGCGCATGAACTGGGACTAGCGACTATTCTGTGGTGCTATCTCCGCAACAATGCTTTCAAGGTCGATGGTAAA
Protein-coding sequences here:
- a CDS encoding class I fructose-bisphosphate aldolase produces the protein MIDLNGIKKLLAAEADELLNYTCTGISKDQLHLPGPNWLDDIHLNSDRPIPVMRSLNALFGHGNLAGTGFLSILPVDQGIEHSGGASFAPNPIYFDPENIVKLAIEGGCNGVASTLGVLGSIARKYAHKIPFILKINHNELLTYPNKYDQVLFASVDQAKEMGCVAIGATIYYGSEGCSRQIQEITQSFEYAHELGLATILWCYLRNNAFKVDGKDYHGSADLTGQANHLGVTIEADIIKQKQPTINRGYAAMNSGGESFGKYNKKMYDGICKDHPIEMTRYQVVNNYMGRAGLINSGGSSGENDLAQAVRTAVINKRAGGMGLISGRKSFQKPMKDGVELLNAIQSVYLSREITVA